The Thermoplasmataceae archaeon region CGTATATAATCTTAATCTAAGGAAAGATATGGAATCATTGGTAATATCACTGGGAGGATCGATTGTGTATGGGGACTCCCTAAACATGAATTTCCTGAAGAAGTTCTCCGAGGTCATCGAGAAGCTAGAGACCTATGATCGGATCGGAATTGTGGTTGGCGGTGGCAGGTTGGCGAGAATGTACATTGGGGAACTGAAGAAATTCAATGTCAATGACAACGTGCTGGACGAGATAGGGATAAACGCTACAAGGATGAATGCCCTTGCCGCGGCTTCGTTCCTGACCAACGTCAATACGAAGATCCCTACAACCGTTAACGATGCAGCTGAACTGTCCCACTTTTACAGGCATGTCGTGATGGGAGGCACCGAACCGGGGCATACCACCGATACAGTTTCCGTTCTTCTTGCCGAAAGAATTGGCGCCCGTGAGGTCATAAATGCCACTTCCGTGGACGGAGTGTATTCAAGTGATCCAAAAAAAATTCCTGATGCCAGGAAATTCAGGAAACTGGACTACGACAAGGCGATTGAACTTTCCATATATGCCTCCATTGGAGCAGGACCTAATGTTTTCATGGATATCACCTCGCTTAACATAGCCAAAAGGTCAGGGATCAGGATACATGTTGTGAATGGCCTAAATCTTGAGGTATACGGAACCATAGCTAGGGGCGCAGATCATGATGGGACCGTGATAGCACATTTTCCAGAGAAAAAGTGATGGAAATTTCCCGGGAAGAAAATGTTGCAAATGGTAAATACGCGTTTGTCCTTATCTCATGAGAAAATACATATGAAAGCAGAGGGACGCAGCTTATGAAAATCGTTTCGTACATAGGAAAGAGCCATGACAAGGTCATTGGTTATTCCAGGAGTGATCTTGCAAAGACCATTGCCGCGATGAAACCAACCGACATCATATTCACTTACCTGTCAAAAGAGGATTTTGAGAACAGGAAATACGGATGCGAGGTTTCAGTCCTGCTTTCCGAAGACGACATGAAATCCAAGATAAGATTGGCGGGGATTGACCATGAATTTAGCTCCACCACCGAAAAGGTGAAGCTGACTGCAGAAGATGTTGTCAGGAAAAATATAGTAGATATGATATACAGCACAATATATGCATATCTTGAAGGTTACTGGAAAGACTACGATACGGTAAATTCTGAGGTTACAGATGCGCTGTTCAGGGCAAGGCGCTTATTTGTCTCACAGTCTGGAGGAAATCAGGAGGATGCAAAATGGGAGGAATACCACGAGAAGATACTTTCCAACGTAAACAGGATGTCCCTCGGAGACAACCCTGTCCTTGTAGTTCCCGTTGAAAGCGCGTTCTGGTTCAAGGATAACCTCAAGACTTAGTTTTTTCCTCCTTCTTATTTTGCCTCTCCGTAATCGCTACCCAAGTAAGGAAACATCCGTCAAGGATCCCCTCCTCCCTCCTGGATGTCATTGTTTCCCTCCAAGTATCTTGTTAA contains the following coding sequences:
- the pyrH gene encoding UMP kinase, which encodes MESLVISLGGSIVYGDSLNMNFLKKFSEVIEKLETYDRIGIVVGGGRLARMYIGELKKFNVNDNVLDEIGINATRMNALAAASFLTNVNTKIPTTVNDAAELSHFYRHVVMGGTEPGHTTDTVSVLLAERIGAREVINATSVDGVYSSDPKKIPDARKFRKLDYDKAIELSIYASIGAGPNVFMDITSLNIAKRSGIRIHVVNGLNLEVYGTIARGADHDGTVIAHFPEKK